In Streptomyces nodosus, one DNA window encodes the following:
- a CDS encoding caspase, EACC1-associated type yields the protein MTRADLPRASLETGLSSPGSRALLIGTGRHLPGSRLPDVPAVSDTVHELGRTLVDRCGLRPENLLPPLLDPRDPIEFGNAVMAAARQAEDVLLLHYVGHGLVSPGNELYLATAATDDLAEGLAFKALPYQAVRDALSNCRARSVVVVLDCCFAGRAQGSFGTAASDAFALASLSGSYVLASASRDEQALALPGEPYTAFTGELVRFLREGDPGGPRELTLEGAYRHLRRVLPLRQLPAPQRHLSGRAGDLVLAANPVAARRPTPPTVPAASEPPDEQVCPYPGLDPFTADDARFFFGRAPVTTELLTRLAEWSQDGGPVALMGLSGAGKSSLLRAGLLPAVKRGELPLPGAGTWPQFILTPGEHPIDSLAGQLAGPTGCPKAELAAELREDPARSAHLIRRALRRQGGGADIPGGRLLLVVDQFEELFTVCQDEDERRRFIAAICSAAASDQPGVGAPALVVLAVRADFYASCMAYPDLVGVLKHRQFPVEPLTPEQLREAIEKPAEVAGLELEAGLADTLLRDLRADREFAGGTLPLLSYALWLTWGCREGRTLTLAGYAATGGIWDAITQQADLTYDSLAPDARRAAELMLLGMVRISESTEDTRRRLNLADLLAQRPPDEAAAVAAARDGLVAARLITLDGDTAQIAHEALLHAWPRLRRWIDTSRAGLLVQQKLLDAAESWERSGRDPSGLYRGSQLELVRDQFGDPGRSGSRLGQSATEFFTASARAERQRRRVRTGTVVTLALLLVASLVATGFAVKGRDDAQRQQRAALAEALVRDADSARPNDPRLALQLGIAADRLDHTPATTANLLSSLFTPYAGTLSGHTAAVVDAAFTPDGRTLATASQDGTVILWDTGDPQHARMLGRPLPSPDHGVYAVAFSPDGHVLAAGGGDRAGHTVQMWDVSSPGQPRRLGESLTGPAAVHTMGFAPDGRTLAAGAAEGGVWLWDTSDPPHAQPLGQPLSAQNADMSSMAFRPDGHLLVTGGADGTAVLWDMTDRTRPRRLKSPVSHAGGVTALAFTPDGRTLVVGGGDGKADLWNAGDPSHPGWIGQIPAGDAPVEALEVFRSQIDIALADHYTTVWDTSAPSAPRMTASSITGASNRTSAVAFAPHGALLATGSADNTVILWQSKTDSGSVPLSARLGGDSSGVQAMALRSDGRAAATGGGDGKVTLWDLADPKHPEGTTPKSARHGDRVFGLAFSPDGRILASGSLDRTVILWDSSDPHRLRKIEQFTADGGGVDGLAFSPVGHTLATVGGDAAITLWDTSDPSRPRRIGRPLRGHSAGVDAVAFSPDGRTLATGSWDGTARLWNIDDLARPHRLGKPLAGHTNWVSSVAFSPDGHTLATGSLDSSIILWDITDPAEARHLGPPLIQHGSWVLGLAFSPDGHTLVSGSADYTSILWDVTDVVHPYDLGVVGSHHTDAVTSVAISADNRTLLTASADGTVNLNSLTKLNDVRTRALDLACARTAQGLSAEQWAHYIPDLKYRRTC from the coding sequence ATGACGCGGGCTGACCTGCCCCGTGCGTCCTTGGAGACCGGCCTCAGCTCTCCCGGATCCCGCGCTCTGCTCATCGGCACCGGACGGCACCTGCCCGGTTCGCGACTGCCGGACGTGCCCGCGGTGTCGGACACCGTCCATGAGCTCGGCCGAACGCTGGTGGACCGCTGCGGGCTGCGGCCGGAGAACCTTCTCCCGCCGCTGCTCGATCCGAGAGACCCGATCGAGTTCGGCAACGCCGTCATGGCGGCCGCCCGGCAGGCCGAGGACGTCCTGCTGCTCCACTACGTCGGTCATGGGCTGGTGAGCCCGGGCAACGAGCTCTATCTGGCCACGGCCGCGACGGACGACCTGGCCGAGGGGCTGGCATTCAAGGCGCTGCCCTATCAGGCGGTGCGCGACGCCCTCAGCAACTGCCGGGCGCGTTCCGTCGTCGTGGTGCTGGACTGCTGCTTCGCCGGGCGCGCCCAGGGTTCCTTCGGTACCGCCGCCTCCGATGCGTTCGCGCTGGCCTCGCTCAGCGGCAGTTATGTCCTCGCTTCGGCCTCCCGGGACGAACAGGCGCTGGCGCTGCCGGGCGAGCCGTACACGGCGTTCACCGGGGAGCTGGTGCGCTTTCTGCGCGAGGGAGATCCGGGCGGCCCGCGGGAACTCACCCTCGAGGGTGCCTACCGGCATCTCCGCCGTGTCCTGCCGCTCCGGCAACTCCCCGCACCGCAGCGGCACCTCAGTGGCAGGGCCGGCGACCTGGTGCTGGCGGCCAACCCGGTAGCCGCACGCCGTCCCACGCCGCCGACCGTCCCGGCGGCGTCGGAGCCACCCGACGAACAGGTCTGCCCGTATCCGGGCCTCGATCCCTTCACCGCCGACGACGCCCGGTTCTTCTTCGGCCGGGCCCCGGTCACCACCGAGCTGCTCACTCGGCTGGCCGAATGGTCGCAGGACGGTGGTCCGGTCGCGCTGATGGGGCTGTCCGGCGCCGGAAAGTCCTCGCTGCTGCGCGCGGGCCTGCTGCCCGCCGTCAAGCGCGGCGAGCTCCCGCTGCCCGGGGCCGGTACCTGGCCGCAGTTCATCCTCACCCCCGGCGAACATCCGATCGACAGCCTGGCCGGTCAACTGGCCGGCCCGACCGGATGCCCGAAGGCTGAGCTGGCCGCGGAGTTGCGCGAGGACCCGGCCCGCTCGGCCCACCTGATCCGTCGCGCGTTACGCCGGCAGGGAGGAGGTGCGGACATACCGGGCGGGAGACTGCTGCTGGTGGTGGACCAGTTCGAGGAACTGTTCACCGTCTGCCAGGACGAGGACGAACGGAGGCGCTTCATCGCGGCGATCTGCTCGGCCGCGGCGAGCGACCAACCCGGCGTCGGCGCGCCCGCCTTGGTGGTGCTCGCGGTCCGGGCGGATTTCTACGCGTCCTGTATGGCGTACCCCGACCTGGTCGGTGTGCTCAAGCACCGCCAGTTCCCGGTCGAGCCATTGACGCCTGAGCAGCTCCGCGAGGCGATCGAGAAACCCGCCGAAGTGGCCGGGCTGGAGCTGGAGGCGGGTCTGGCCGACACACTGCTGCGTGATCTGCGCGCCGACCGCGAGTTCGCCGGCGGCACCCTTCCGCTGCTGTCCTACGCCCTGTGGCTGACCTGGGGCTGCCGCGAGGGCCGTACTCTGACTCTCGCCGGGTACGCCGCGACCGGCGGGATCTGGGACGCGATCACCCAACAGGCCGATCTCACCTATGACAGCCTCGCCCCGGACGCCCGGCGAGCCGCCGAGCTGATGCTGCTGGGCATGGTCCGGATCAGTGAGAGCACCGAGGACACCCGCCGGCGGCTCAACCTCGCCGATCTGCTGGCGCAGCGCCCGCCGGACGAAGCCGCCGCCGTCGCGGCCGCCCGCGACGGACTCGTCGCCGCGCGCCTGATCACCCTTGACGGCGACACCGCCCAGATCGCCCACGAGGCGCTGCTGCACGCCTGGCCACGGCTGCGCCGCTGGATCGACACCAGCCGGGCCGGCCTGCTGGTCCAGCAGAAGCTCCTGGACGCGGCCGAGTCCTGGGAGAGATCCGGACGCGACCCGAGTGGTCTCTATCGTGGGAGCCAACTGGAGCTGGTCCGGGACCAGTTCGGAGACCCCGGCCGGAGCGGCAGCCGACTCGGCCAGTCGGCGACCGAGTTCTTCACCGCGAGCGCTCGAGCCGAGCGGCAACGCCGCCGCGTGCGGACGGGAACGGTCGTCACGCTGGCCCTTCTGCTGGTGGCATCGCTGGTGGCGACCGGCTTCGCCGTGAAGGGACGCGACGACGCACAGAGGCAGCAACGAGCCGCGCTCGCGGAGGCGTTGGTGCGCGACGCGGACTCCGCCCGTCCCAATGACCCACGCCTTGCGCTGCAACTCGGCATCGCGGCCGACCGGCTCGACCACACTCCCGCGACGACCGCGAACCTCCTCAGCAGCCTGTTCACCCCCTATGCCGGCACCTTGTCGGGACACACCGCCGCGGTGGTGGACGCCGCGTTCACGCCCGACGGGCGGACGCTGGCCACCGCGAGCCAGGACGGCACCGTCATCCTGTGGGACACCGGCGATCCCCAGCACGCCCGGATGCTCGGCCGGCCGCTGCCAAGCCCCGACCACGGGGTGTACGCAGTGGCGTTCAGCCCGGACGGGCATGTCCTCGCGGCGGGCGGCGGTGACCGGGCCGGGCACACCGTCCAGATGTGGGACGTGAGTTCGCCCGGACAACCGCGCCGTCTGGGTGAGTCGTTGACCGGCCCGGCCGCCGTCCACACCATGGGCTTCGCGCCGGACGGACGCACCCTGGCGGCCGGTGCGGCGGAGGGCGGGGTCTGGCTCTGGGACACCAGCGATCCTCCGCACGCCCAACCGCTCGGACAGCCCCTGTCAGCCCAGAACGCGGACATGTCGTCCATGGCCTTCAGGCCCGACGGGCACCTGCTGGTGACCGGCGGCGCCGACGGCACCGCCGTTCTGTGGGACATGACCGACCGCACTCGCCCCCGGCGGTTGAAGAGCCCGGTCAGCCACGCGGGCGGGGTGACCGCCCTCGCCTTCACCCCTGACGGTCGCACGCTCGTCGTCGGTGGCGGAGACGGCAAGGCCGACCTCTGGAACGCCGGTGATCCGAGCCATCCCGGCTGGATCGGCCAGATCCCCGCCGGAGACGCCCCGGTGGAGGCGCTGGAGGTGTTCCGGAGCCAGATCGACATCGCACTCGCCGACCATTACACGACCGTATGGGACACCTCGGCCCCGTCCGCTCCCCGTATGACCGCCAGTTCCATCACCGGAGCGTCCAACCGGACCAGCGCGGTGGCCTTCGCCCCGCACGGCGCCCTGCTCGCGACCGGGAGCGCCGACAACACGGTGATCCTGTGGCAGAGCAAGACCGACAGCGGAAGCGTTCCGCTTTCCGCCCGCCTCGGTGGCGACTCCAGTGGTGTGCAGGCCATGGCGCTCCGCTCGGACGGCCGTGCGGCGGCCACCGGCGGAGGGGACGGCAAGGTGACCCTGTGGGATCTGGCCGATCCCAAGCATCCCGAGGGGACCACGCCCAAGAGCGCGCGCCATGGAGACAGGGTGTTCGGGCTGGCGTTCAGCCCCGACGGACGCATACTGGCCAGCGGCAGCCTGGACCGCACCGTGATCCTCTGGGACAGCAGCGACCCTCACCGTCTCCGGAAGATCGAACAGTTCACCGCCGACGGCGGCGGAGTCGACGGGCTGGCCTTCAGTCCCGTGGGGCACACCCTCGCCACCGTCGGCGGGGACGCCGCGATCACCCTCTGGGACACCTCGGACCCCTCCCGTCCCCGGCGGATCGGCCGACCGCTCCGGGGCCACAGCGCGGGGGTGGACGCGGTCGCCTTCAGTCCCGACGGACGCACCTTGGCCACCGGAAGCTGGGACGGTACGGCCAGACTGTGGAACATCGACGACCTGGCCCGGCCGCACCGACTGGGCAAGCCGCTTGCCGGCCACACCAACTGGGTCTCCTCCGTGGCCTTCAGCCCTGACGGTCACACCCTCGCCACCGGCAGCCTGGACTCCAGCATCATCCTCTGGGACATCACCGACCCGGCCGAGGCACGCCATCTCGGCCCGCCGCTCATCCAGCACGGCAGCTGGGTCCTCGGACTGGCCTTCAGCCCCGACGGTCACACCCTGGTGTCCGGCAGCGCCGACTACACCTCGATCCTCTGGGACGTCACAGACGTGGTCCACCCCTATGACCTCGGTGTGGTCGGCAGCCATCACACCGACGCGGTCACCTCCGTGGCGATCAGCGCCGACAACCGCACCCTGCTGACCGCCTCCGCGGACGGCACCGTCAACCTGAACAGCCTCACCAAGCTCAACGATGTGCGCACACGCGCCCTCGACCTCGCCTGCGCCCGCACCGCGCAAGGGCTGAGCGCCGAGCAGTGGGCCCACTACATCCCCGATCTGAAGTACCGGCGCACCTGTTGA
- a CDS encoding effector-associated constant component EACC1 encodes MVKVVGHGRREAWVDERMVVEVVGDRSADELRSLRDWLVAEEELRGRVRLELPPPEPGALGSVVEALTVALAPGGVATAVASVLISWLRRRTGDVSVKVVRPDGASTEFSATNVSGLDAAQIQRMTAELSRSLGPVGDREPDDAG; translated from the coding sequence ATGGTGAAGGTTGTGGGCCACGGGCGGCGGGAGGCCTGGGTGGACGAGCGGATGGTGGTCGAGGTCGTCGGCGATCGGTCGGCCGACGAGCTTCGTTCGCTGCGTGACTGGCTGGTCGCGGAGGAGGAGCTGCGCGGCCGGGTGCGGCTGGAGCTGCCTCCGCCGGAGCCCGGTGCGCTGGGTTCGGTCGTGGAGGCGCTGACCGTCGCGCTCGCCCCGGGAGGCGTGGCGACGGCTGTCGCGAGCGTGCTGATCTCCTGGCTGCGTCGGCGTACCGGCGACGTCTCGGTCAAGGTGGTACGGCCGGACGGGGCATCGACCGAGTTCAGTGCCACCAATGTCAGCGGCCTGGACGCGGCGCAGATACAGCGGATGACCGCCGAACTCTCCCGCTCCCTCGGCCCCGTCGGCGATCGGGAACCCGATGACGCGGGCTGA
- a CDS encoding metallophosphoesterase family protein yields MSDSSRDTVAGAGWTAAEPGSYRELLPARVQKLSWLDPRVLWAARNGVVASWFGDPTGRTRARWVAQRAAAGAPADKVIRRQEADRFSFMVIGDTGAGDDAQYAVVPGFLNASQGTSFAVIASDVIYPVGSTDDYDTKFFRPYQDYPSPVYAIPGNHDWYEDLGGFMRVFSDDAPPLPPEPGPRPLSRAWWRALLWHRPRPVDEQRFTEAQKLRSRPGQQAVQPGPYWAIDAGPVRIVGIDTGLLGTIDAEQGAWLREVSRGPRPKILLTGSPLYVDGEHHPCAIDGGGTVDDIVRDPAHRYVAAIGGDIHNYQRYPVDVDGRTVQYVVSGGGGAFMHATHTIPRVSVANVTESDFRCYPLRGDSLAFYSGLYGRRLRLRRFFTLSEAEAMAVVAERFGVPSVRANGAPVRVTRRVRLVASLLGAGRPPERRARFRLPVRELYTQLFSPGSATYSPPFFKSFLRLDVTPEAVRLRCFAATGGRAQEIDPPVEDEVTIPLT; encoded by the coding sequence GTGTCTGACTCCTCACGCGACACTGTCGCAGGCGCCGGCTGGACGGCCGCCGAACCCGGCTCGTACCGGGAGTTATTGCCCGCCAGGGTCCAGAAGCTGTCGTGGCTCGACCCGCGTGTCCTCTGGGCCGCCCGGAACGGCGTGGTCGCCTCCTGGTTCGGGGATCCCACGGGCCGGACCCGGGCCCGGTGGGTGGCACAGCGGGCGGCGGCCGGCGCCCCAGCGGACAAGGTGATCCGGAGGCAGGAGGCGGACCGGTTCTCCTTCATGGTCATCGGTGACACCGGCGCGGGCGATGACGCCCAATACGCCGTTGTGCCGGGCTTCCTGAACGCGAGTCAGGGAACGTCGTTCGCCGTGATCGCCAGTGATGTGATCTACCCGGTCGGAAGCACCGACGACTACGACACCAAGTTCTTCCGCCCGTACCAGGACTATCCGTCCCCCGTCTACGCGATCCCGGGGAACCACGACTGGTACGAGGACCTCGGCGGTTTTATGCGCGTCTTCAGTGACGACGCCCCGCCGCTGCCGCCCGAACCGGGGCCCCGGCCCCTCAGCCGCGCCTGGTGGCGTGCGCTGCTGTGGCACCGGCCGCGTCCGGTGGACGAGCAACGCTTCACCGAGGCACAGAAGTTGAGGTCGCGTCCGGGCCAACAGGCCGTCCAGCCGGGCCCGTACTGGGCGATCGACGCCGGGCCGGTACGGATCGTCGGCATCGACACCGGCCTGCTCGGCACGATCGACGCCGAGCAGGGCGCCTGGCTGCGAGAGGTCTCCCGAGGACCCCGCCCGAAGATCCTCCTCACCGGATCGCCGCTGTACGTGGACGGCGAGCACCACCCGTGCGCCATCGACGGCGGCGGCACGGTCGACGACATCGTGCGCGACCCGGCCCACCGCTATGTGGCGGCGATAGGCGGCGACATCCACAACTACCAGCGCTATCCGGTGGATGTGGACGGCCGCACCGTCCAGTACGTCGTCTCCGGCGGCGGAGGCGCGTTCATGCACGCCACTCACACCATCCCGCGTGTGTCCGTCGCGAACGTCACGGAGTCGGACTTCCGCTGCTATCCGCTGCGTGGTGACTCGCTGGCCTTCTACAGCGGACTCTACGGCCGCCGGTTGCGGCTGCGCCGCTTCTTCACGCTCAGCGAGGCCGAGGCGATGGCCGTCGTCGCCGAGCGGTTCGGCGTCCCGTCCGTCCGCGCCAACGGCGCACCGGTACGGGTCACCCGGCGCGTTCGTCTGGTCGCGAGCCTGCTCGGCGCCGGTCGTCCCCCGGAGCGCCGGGCCCGGTTCCGCCTTCCGGTGCGCGAGCTCTACACCCAGCTGTTCTCACCGGGTTCGGCCACGTACAGCCCGCCGTTCTTCAAGTCGTTCCTGCGCCTGGACGTCACTCCGGAGGCGGTCCGGTTGCGCTGCTTCGCGGCGACCGGCGGGCGAGCCCAGGAGATCGACCCGCCCGTCGAGGACGAGGTCACCATTCCCCTGACCTGA
- a CDS encoding SUKH-4 family immunity protein, with protein sequence MKDAELASLLAGCAHCPYPGAWQDSPFSERTVDGVRYALVAVDPGLSALGVRRDDRSLWYLPEDDAPHLVNSSVEAFVAFNRAYEEAAAEAAAYEGPGVGPGDAEAVDLAEQAADALTEALLERFGAHDAEAVADENSFWHIGAEELGYGMSV encoded by the coding sequence ATGAAAGACGCTGAACTCGCCTCGCTCCTGGCCGGATGCGCTCACTGCCCGTACCCCGGGGCATGGCAGGACTCCCCCTTCAGTGAACGCACGGTCGACGGTGTGCGGTATGCCCTGGTCGCGGTCGACCCAGGACTGAGCGCGCTCGGAGTGCGGCGTGACGACCGCTCGTTGTGGTACCTGCCGGAGGACGACGCTCCCCACCTGGTGAACTCCAGCGTCGAGGCCTTCGTCGCCTTCAACCGCGCCTATGAGGAGGCCGCCGCCGAGGCCGCCGCATATGAGGGGCCCGGCGTCGGTCCGGGCGACGCCGAGGCCGTGGACCTGGCCGAGCAGGCCGCCGACGCGCTCACAGAAGCGTTGCTGGAACGATTCGGAGCACATGATGCCGAGGCCGTCGCCGACGAGAACTCCTTCTGGCACATCGGAGCCGAGGAACTGGGCTATGGCATGAGTGTGTGA
- the fmdA gene encoding formamidase codes for MPEILFSVDQSKSMREQDVPGHNRWHPDVPDVAMVKPGAEFRLECRDWTDCQIGNNDSANDVRDIDLTVPHMLSGPIGIEGAEPGDLLVVDLLDLGPVPQQTGNAAGQSWGYTGIFAKANGGGFLTDYFPDAYKAIWDFHGQQATSRHLPGIRFTGITHPGLFGTAPSAEMLARWNAREKALIDTDPDRVPPLAIPPDSTNALTGTATGSIAERIAAEGARTVPARENGGNQDIKNFTRGSRAFLPVYVKDAKFSAGDLHFSQGDGEITFCGAIEMGGFADFHVDLIKGGMEKYGITTNPVIIPGNVEPQYTEFLTFTGVSVDHDTDTNFYLDATLAYRRACLNAVEYLKRFGYSGEQAYLLLGSAPVEGRISGIVDIPNACCSLYVPTAMFDFDIRPSAAGPVKADRGRAALTSA; via the coding sequence ATGCCCGAAATTCTCTTCAGTGTGGACCAGAGCAAGTCGATGCGCGAACAGGACGTTCCCGGTCACAACAGATGGCACCCGGACGTCCCCGACGTCGCCATGGTGAAGCCGGGAGCGGAGTTTCGGCTGGAGTGCCGTGACTGGACCGACTGCCAGATCGGCAACAACGACTCCGCAAACGATGTGCGCGACATCGACCTGACCGTTCCCCATATGCTCAGCGGCCCCATCGGCATAGAGGGCGCGGAACCCGGCGACCTGCTCGTCGTCGACCTGCTCGACCTCGGCCCCGTCCCGCAGCAGACCGGGAACGCGGCGGGTCAGAGCTGGGGCTACACCGGGATCTTCGCCAAGGCCAACGGCGGTGGCTTCCTGACCGACTACTTCCCGGACGCCTACAAGGCGATATGGGACTTCCACGGCCAGCAGGCGACCTCCCGTCACCTTCCCGGGATCCGGTTCACCGGGATCACCCACCCCGGGCTGTTCGGAACGGCCCCCTCCGCGGAGATGCTCGCCCGCTGGAACGCCCGTGAGAAGGCGCTGATCGACACCGACCCGGACCGGGTCCCGCCCCTCGCCATCCCGCCGGACAGCACCAATGCGCTCACCGGCACGGCCACCGGCAGCATCGCCGAGCGCATCGCCGCAGAGGGCGCACGCACGGTCCCCGCCCGCGAGAACGGCGGCAACCAGGACATCAAGAACTTCACGCGCGGTTCACGGGCGTTCCTGCCCGTGTATGTCAAGGACGCCAAGTTCTCGGCGGGCGATCTGCACTTCAGCCAGGGCGACGGGGAGATCACCTTCTGCGGCGCCATCGAGATGGGCGGCTTCGCCGACTTCCACGTCGACCTGATCAAGGGCGGCATGGAGAAGTACGGCATCACGACCAACCCGGTGATCATCCCGGGCAACGTGGAGCCGCAGTACACGGAGTTCCTCACCTTCACCGGGGTCTCCGTCGACCACGACACGGACACCAACTTCTACCTGGACGCGACCCTGGCGTACCGCAGGGCCTGCCTCAACGCGGTCGAATACCTCAAGAGGTTCGGCTACAGCGGCGAACAGGCCTATCTGCTGCTGGGCTCGGCACCCGTCGAGGGACGCATCAGCGGCATCGTCGACATCCCGAACGCCTGCTGCTCGCTGTACGTGCCCACCGCCATGTTCGACTTCGACATCCGGCCGTCCGCCGCAGGTCCGGTGAAGGCCGACCGCGGCCGGGCCGCGCTGACCAGCGCCTGA
- a CDS encoding FmdB family zinc ribbon protein: protein MATYEYLCGRCGPFDVKSAVGKAPAVYDCPVCARAARRLYSAPGLSLTSRASAALREREERSREAPAVVSEVPLRTGPESGPKRPPHPPLPRP from the coding sequence ATGGCCACTTACGAATACTTGTGCGGCCGGTGCGGCCCTTTCGATGTGAAGTCGGCGGTCGGAAAAGCTCCGGCGGTGTATGACTGCCCGGTCTGTGCGCGGGCTGCGAGGCGTTTGTACTCCGCGCCCGGCCTGTCGTTGACCTCGAGAGCGTCCGCCGCCCTCCGCGAACGGGAGGAACGGTCCCGTGAGGCCCCGGCAGTGGTCTCCGAGGTGCCGCTGCGTACCGGGCCGGAGTCAGGGCCGAAACGCCCACCGCACCCCCCGCTCCCGCGGCCCTGA
- a CDS encoding cell division protein ZapA, translated as MDAVWVRGVNGIQLHHVTDLQDAGRFLGNAMMALRAAHVRTGADQYAGIAAELKSLVRRVRELEDEARSRMQDLHSTDPERFARCRDGHEPWPGEIPAGFIPRHTCKDECLYHDRGVIDAIMQCTCGQPPCRACEIGGKL; from the coding sequence ATGGACGCCGTGTGGGTACGAGGCGTGAACGGCATTCAGTTGCATCACGTGACCGACCTTCAGGACGCCGGCAGGTTTTTGGGCAACGCGATGATGGCCCTGCGGGCCGCACATGTGAGGACCGGCGCCGACCAGTACGCCGGCATCGCCGCCGAGCTGAAGAGTCTGGTGCGCCGGGTGCGGGAGCTGGAGGACGAGGCGCGCTCGCGCATGCAGGACCTGCATTCCACCGACCCCGAGCGGTTCGCCCGCTGCCGCGACGGTCATGAGCCATGGCCCGGTGAGATCCCGGCCGGGTTCATACCGCGTCACACCTGCAAGGACGAGTGTCTCTACCACGACCGAGGCGTCATCGACGCCATCATGCAGTGCACCTGCGGGCAGCCGCCGTGCCGGGCGTGCGAGATCGGCGGCAAGCTCTGA
- a CDS encoding serine hydrolase domain-containing protein: MNTSTVPDSPAQRRVEEILAELTGSGVEAGVQVAAWCDGELVVDAWAGTADVAEERPMGPETLVPAWSTGKGVAAALVAVLVDQGVLAYDAPVARYWPRFAAEGKERVTLGHVLAHSAGLPQLPADVTPERLLDLPAMADWIAGQQPQWEPGSAFGYHAWTYGVLLAEILRRATGRTCDQLLRDELAGPLGIGDELLFHVPEHLTSRVATCYDGGWAARLERMPPGAPFFRCVPHGVLPVAELGNRDDFRRIALPANGIMTARGAARLYAALACGGELEGVRLLSAATLKEATTGWVSGVDRMMGTTCTMGGGFVIGDSGEKSVRPAGGFGHSGSGGSTAFADPAHRFSFALVKNRMTVPGLDARLTSEIRTALGIASG; this comes from the coding sequence GTGAACACCAGCACGGTGCCGGACAGTCCGGCGCAACGGCGCGTCGAGGAGATCCTCGCGGAGTTGACGGGATCAGGCGTGGAGGCCGGGGTGCAGGTGGCGGCCTGGTGCGACGGCGAGTTGGTGGTCGACGCGTGGGCGGGAACGGCCGACGTCGCCGAGGAACGGCCCATGGGGCCGGAGACCTTGGTGCCGGCCTGGTCGACCGGCAAGGGCGTGGCAGCTGCCCTGGTAGCGGTACTGGTGGACCAGGGGGTGCTGGCGTATGACGCGCCGGTGGCGCGGTACTGGCCGCGGTTCGCTGCGGAGGGGAAAGAGCGGGTCACTCTGGGGCACGTGCTCGCTCACTCGGCCGGGTTGCCCCAACTGCCCGCGGACGTGACCCCGGAGCGGCTGCTCGACCTGCCGGCCATGGCCGACTGGATCGCCGGGCAGCAGCCGCAGTGGGAGCCCGGAAGCGCGTTCGGCTACCACGCCTGGACCTACGGAGTGCTGTTGGCCGAGATCCTACGCCGGGCCACCGGCCGGACCTGCGACCAGTTGCTGCGGGACGAGCTGGCCGGTCCGCTCGGGATCGGTGACGAGCTGCTCTTCCATGTCCCTGAGCACCTGACGTCGAGGGTGGCCACCTGTTACGACGGTGGTTGGGCGGCGCGTCTGGAACGAATGCCGCCCGGGGCGCCGTTCTTCCGCTGCGTTCCCCACGGGGTGCTGCCGGTGGCGGAGTTGGGCAACCGCGACGATTTCCGGCGTATCGCATTGCCGGCCAACGGGATCATGACCGCGCGTGGAGCAGCCCGTCTGTATGCGGCACTGGCGTGTGGCGGTGAGCTGGAGGGTGTACGGCTGCTGTCGGCGGCGACCTTGAAGGAGGCGACCACGGGGTGGGTGAGCGGGGTGGACAGAATGATGGGCACGACCTGCACGATGGGCGGCGGCTTCGTGATCGGGGACAGCGGAGAGAAGTCCGTGCGCCCGGCGGGCGGCTTCGGCCACAGCGGGTCGGGCGGCAGTACGGCCTTCGCCGACCCGGCGCATCGGTTCTCCTTCGCTCTGGTCAAGAACAGGATGACGGTGCCCGGCCTGGACGCACGGTTGACGAGTGAGATCCGTACGGCACTCGGTATCGCGAGCGGCTGA